In Gemmatimonadaceae bacterium, one DNA window encodes the following:
- a CDS encoding alginate export family protein, giving the protein MSRRSRLLGLALTLGVAQPAAAQQTGAQAGTATPAPRPAATPSAPHDRLKNIPLAGTHPLSLSIGGQLRWREELYRGFNTLDVNDDNSQSRVLLSADLVAGRKARGYARLFTEVRDDQSYGRTLPGGARPQDEDRHDVQTLQAEVGRGANFLRVGRQEIALGQQRLIGVADWSNTRRSSEGVRLQLVRGTLAFEAVDARPVTVRQFARNVADSTQRYRTLSLGSAAGAKPLARGLPAVWQAYWYEQAIHPVSGARTYRLTTGGRVQWNWGTPKSAITRSFEVEAAAQRGTVGTKDIHAWFAVAEAQLQWKHVHGAPTLALGIEQASGERPATTGTLEAFTVLYPAAHSHGGYADVIGRTNARELHTVSSWDPFAPLNLRLALYRFDRVRLDDAAYTKQSTVFRAAGTNRDRHIADELDLTGTWRLDTHWRVVFGGGLVAPGAFLERTTTQSRTEHWGFGGITLTF; this is encoded by the coding sequence ATGAGTCGCCGGTCACGCCTCCTCGGCCTTGCCCTCACGCTCGGTGTCGCGCAGCCGGCGGCCGCACAGCAAACGGGTGCGCAAGCCGGCACGGCCACGCCGGCGCCGCGCCCCGCCGCCACGCCGTCGGCGCCGCACGATCGGCTCAAGAACATCCCGCTCGCTGGCACGCATCCGCTCTCGCTGTCGATTGGCGGGCAGCTCCGCTGGCGCGAGGAGCTCTATCGCGGCTTCAACACGCTCGACGTCAACGACGACAACAGTCAGTCCCGCGTGCTGCTCAGCGCCGACCTCGTGGCGGGGCGCAAGGCGCGGGGCTACGCGCGCCTCTTTACCGAAGTGCGCGACGACCAGAGCTACGGCCGCACGCTCCCCGGCGGTGCGCGACCGCAGGACGAAGACCGGCACGATGTGCAGACCCTGCAGGCTGAGGTGGGGCGCGGCGCGAATTTCCTGCGCGTCGGGCGGCAAGAAATCGCGTTGGGGCAACAGCGGCTGATCGGTGTGGCCGACTGGTCGAACACCCGCCGGAGTTCGGAAGGTGTGCGCCTGCAACTCGTGCGCGGGACGCTCGCGTTCGAAGCCGTCGACGCGCGCCCCGTCACGGTGCGACAGTTCGCGCGCAACGTGGCCGATTCCACGCAGCGCTATCGCACGCTGTCCCTCGGCAGCGCCGCCGGCGCCAAGCCGTTGGCGCGCGGCCTGCCGGCGGTGTGGCAGGCGTACTGGTACGAGCAGGCAATTCATCCGGTGAGCGGCGCGCGCACCTATCGGCTGACCACCGGCGGACGCGTGCAGTGGAACTGGGGTACGCCCAAGAGCGCCATCACCCGATCGTTCGAAGTCGAAGCCGCGGCCCAGCGCGGCACCGTCGGTACGAAGGACATCCACGCCTGGTTTGCCGTCGCCGAAGCGCAGCTGCAGTGGAAGCATGTGCACGGCGCCCCGACGCTCGCACTGGGGATCGAGCAGGCGAGCGGCGAGCGTCCCGCCACGACCGGCACGCTCGAAGCCTTCACCGTGCTCTATCCGGCCGCCCATTCGCACGGCGGCTATGCCGATGTCATTGGGCGCACCAACGCCCGCGAACTGCACACCGTGAGCTCGTGGGACCCGTTCGCACCGCTCAACCTGCGGCTCGCGCTCTATCGCTTCGATCGCGTGCGCCTGGACGATGCGGCCTATACCAAGCAGAGCACCGTCTTCCGCGCCGCCGGCACCAACCGCGATCGCCACATTGCCGATGAGCTCGATCTCACCGGCACATGGCGCCTCGACACGCACTGGCGCGTGGTCTTCGGTGGTGGCCTCGTCGCCCCCGGCGCCTTCCTCGAACGCACAACGACCCAGAGCCGCACCGAACACTGGGGCTTCGGGGGAATCACGCTCACGTTCTGA
- a CDS encoding TetR/AcrR family transcriptional regulator has product MNKPTPDVQDDEEALTDARVARSSRALRMAMHDLLYEQAFDTITVQHIIERAGVSRGTFYAHYRNKNDALLASFEGMFGSMVAHLDAAPRDRRLVPVQELLSHFHDAQPVMASLRAAGTLDGILEYGVDLLADCIERRLPRIGARPSLPPRLAARMLAGALLEMMLWWLDHPERSTPPILDREFHTMAQRMLVTTA; this is encoded by the coding sequence TTGAACAAACCCACGCCCGATGTTCAGGACGACGAGGAGGCGCTGACCGACGCCCGCGTCGCGCGCAGCTCGCGGGCGTTGCGGATGGCCATGCACGACCTCCTGTACGAGCAGGCGTTCGACACCATCACGGTGCAGCACATCATCGAACGCGCCGGCGTGTCGCGCGGCACCTTCTATGCGCACTATCGCAACAAGAACGACGCGCTGCTGGCGAGCTTTGAAGGGATGTTCGGGAGCATGGTGGCCCACCTGGACGCGGCACCGCGAGATCGTCGCCTGGTGCCGGTCCAGGAGCTGCTCTCGCACTTCCACGACGCCCAGCCGGTGATGGCCTCGCTGCGCGCCGCCGGCACGCTGGATGGCATTCTCGAGTACGGCGTGGATCTGCTGGCGGACTGCATCGAGCGACGCCTCCCCCGCATCGGCGCCCGTCCGTCGCTCCCGCCGCGATTGGCGGCGCGCATGCTCGCGGGCGCCCTGCTCGAGATGATGCTCTGGTGGCTGGATCACCCCGAGCGCTCGACGCCCCCGATTCTCGACCGCGAGTTTCACACCATGGCGCAGCGCATGCTCGTCACCACCGCATGA
- a CDS encoding VOC family protein translates to MTRSFPALALAALLLPVAAQAQGRCGGDRAGTPACDTSAIKAPFAPTGWKTVALDHFSIQAADYKKESAYYQALMNWTLRSDDGTKAVLDAGAAGQVVIRGGYVAPPAPPAPPRPAGDSAAGRAGGAGGRAGGAGGFQRPPRNTAWDAFAWVISPWDTKKVEAELTKRGLNPVAENDGASQCFRFKDPDGFSVAVCNDAHIKAARAKTAAAKSDTPAPFENTNWKTVWLDHISFQVTDYKESAAFYQNLLGWRPTGDEGSQNEMEIGADVGNIIVRGGNPLAPNFQSPNPRRAQMDHVSFGISPFEVDPVKAELTKRGLSSREDTGGRGDMHDPKVPYKSYHTTTPNGYDLQISNANKGTRTPR, encoded by the coding sequence ATGACGCGATCCTTCCCCGCGCTGGCGCTTGCCGCCCTGCTCCTCCCCGTTGCCGCACAGGCCCAGGGCCGCTGCGGCGGTGATCGTGCCGGTACGCCGGCGTGCGACACCTCGGCCATCAAGGCGCCGTTCGCGCCGACCGGCTGGAAGACCGTCGCCCTCGATCACTTCTCGATTCAGGCGGCAGACTACAAGAAGGAGTCGGCCTACTACCAGGCGCTCATGAACTGGACGCTGCGCAGCGACGATGGCACCAAGGCGGTGCTCGACGCCGGCGCGGCAGGCCAGGTGGTGATTCGTGGTGGCTACGTGGCCCCACCCGCGCCTCCGGCGCCGCCGCGTCCGGCGGGCGACAGTGCGGCGGGCCGCGCCGGTGGCGCTGGCGGACGGGCGGGTGGGGCGGGCGGCTTTCAGCGGCCGCCGCGCAACACGGCCTGGGATGCCTTCGCGTGGGTCATCAGCCCGTGGGATACCAAGAAGGTCGAGGCCGAGCTCACCAAGCGCGGGTTGAATCCCGTGGCCGAGAACGACGGCGCCTCCCAGTGCTTCCGCTTCAAGGATCCCGACGGCTTTTCGGTGGCGGTGTGCAACGATGCGCACATCAAGGCGGCGCGCGCCAAGACGGCGGCGGCGAAGAGCGACACGCCGGCGCCCTTCGAGAACACCAACTGGAAGACCGTCTGGCTCGACCACATCTCCTTCCAGGTGACCGACTACAAGGAGAGCGCGGCCTTCTATCAGAACCTGCTCGGCTGGCGCCCCACCGGCGATGAAGGGTCCCAGAACGAGATGGAGATCGGGGCCGACGTGGGCAACATCATCGTGCGCGGCGGCAACCCGCTGGCGCCGAACTTCCAGTCGCCCAACCCGCGCCGCGCGCAGATGGATCACGTCTCCTTCGGCATCTCACCGTTCGAGGTGGACCCGGTGAAGGCCGAGCTGACCAAGCGTGGCCTCAGCTCACGCGAAGACACCGGTGGCCGCGGCGACATGCACGATCCGAAGGTGCCGTACAAGAGCTACCACACGACGACGCCGAACGGCTACGACCTGCAGATCTCGAACGCGAACAAGGGGACGCGCACCCCGCGCTGA